Within Trichoderma atroviride chromosome 2, complete sequence, the genomic segment AGCCAGCAGAGGggaaagagaacaagggcGATGACAAGAGCGATGTTccagagggcaagaagctcttcttccagttcACGGGCGACGAGAACTTTGACGACGAGTctgacgaagacgaggtgGGTAATATGCCAGCATTTTGTGTTCGCTGTCTAATTACCCATCGTTTGAACCAATCTAGGGCCAGGAAGAGGGAGAccaagacgaggaagaagacgacgacctTGCCACTGCCTTTGAGATTCTCGATCTCGCCCGCGTCTGTTACCacaagcagctggagaagctgagagaagaagaagaggcagagggcaagggcaaggaagccGCCAAGGAAGACTCTTCAGCCGTCAGACACATCAAAGAGCGCCTGGCAGAGACCCACGACTGCCTCGCCGAGATTTCGCTTGAGAACGAGCGGTACGTTTAACCGAACTGatatcctctttttctcttgcgGCGCCCATGACGATGCGAGACGCAGCTAATCGGATGGTCCTGTATAGATACCCCAACGCCATTGAGGATGGGCGCACGTCTCTCAACTACAAGATCGATCTGTACCCCGAAGAGTCTGAAATCATCGCCGAGGCGCATTACAAGCTCTCTCTTGCGCTAGAGTTTGCCTCCCTTACcgttgctgatgatgagggcAAGAACACCAAGCGCGAGGAGATTGACCAGACCCTGCGCGACGAAGCTGTtgtcgagatggaggctgccaTCAAGAGCTTCAAGCTCAAGATGCAGACTATCGAAGTCGAAATTGCTAGCTCAGCATCTCCAGAAGACAACGAGCTATCGCGCAAGGCCGttgaggagatgaaggaggTCATTGCTGACTTGGAGCAAAGAGTATGTTGCAGACTTTCGGAAGGACCTGGTCTCGATTCCATGTATGCCCAGCGCGCTTCTTGCTAACATAAAATCACAGCTTGTCGACCTTAAAAAAGATCCTCTCAGCGCCAGCGACCTACTGAGCGAAGGAGTCAACCCTCTAGGCGGCCTTCTCGGCGCTGCTCTCGGCGGATCTGCTGCTGAAGTGCAAGCCCGCGTTGAAGAGGCCACCAAGAACGCCGTGGACCTTTCAAGCCTTGTgcgaaaaaagaagcccaaggatgACGAGGCTACCACTCCTACGAATGGTAGTAAGCGCAAGGCCGACGAGGAATCTACCGAGCTTGAatcgaaaaaggccaaggtggTGGAAGAGCAGCCTGCTGAGGCCGAGGAATAAGCCCTTCTACTCACTaccgatttttttttcttatgcCGCTGGTAAGAATTCAGGAAGAGAATGCTATGTTTAGTTTTTGCTCTATAATTGGCCGTATTCACTAGTCCTTTTCGTTGGGATGAGGGACTCTTGGGAGTCTAGGAGTGGACGAGGGATAACGAGGACTgaatggagagagagagaagattcGAATAATGATCCAGAAAACCACTTTGCAGTTGTTTTGGCCATTGGAGCTTATGAGTTGGCGCACACACAACGGGTAATGAATTGACACGGTCAGGTTCAACAATGCTTGcacctttttttattttgctttttggtTGTATAATGAGATTAGTCCACCTATGCCGGCTTGGAATATGACGGGAAGCGAAGGAAAGCATTTATAAAatgaattaaaaaaaaagtttaaaaagtCCTCTTCCTGCTGAGTAAATGACCAAATGCTcactctctctttctctttctctttgcgCCCCTTTTCTCGTGCTATATAATGCAGCTTTTCAACTTGTTGaactttttaaaagaaacaaaacattAACAGCAGCTGATAATGAtggagaaacaaaaaaagtgTTCTAGAAAGAATGGCTCTTTCAAAAAGCTCATATAAATATACAGAGATGCAAAATAATTATCCATGCTCCCCTCCCTCTTAAAATCCCCTCGCTATTTCATTTTTTCAACTTCGATTTCATAACCCCGACTACAGCTTGAAGCTTCCTCCCGAGGCAATCTTGGCCGTcacctttgtcttcttgCCCTCCACGTCCGTAATCTCGCCCTTGCGATTAATCACCTTGACGCCGCCCTTCTTCAGATCCGCAATCGTCTCgcgctgcatcttggcctttgcagacagcggcttcttcttcgcacCACCGCTGCCGTTGGTagaaccagcagcagcagcagcggcatccgCGCCGCCCGCCTTGCGCATGCGCTCCTTTTcgcgacggcggcggcgcagcttGTCCTCGCGGGACATTTCCTGGCGCGCGAGGGGCAGGCCGCCGCTGGTGACAACCTCGCCCTgctcggcggtggcggcgccgGCCTTGTAGACCTCCTGAGGAGCCATGCGGCTGGACTCGCCGgtgatggcggaggcggtTGTCGGCTGGGCGTCCTccatggcgacggcggcgacgtcGGAAACGACGGAGACGGTGGGCGCGCTGGGCTTGGGTCTGTATTGCCAGCTGCTGAGGGCGTCGAGCTTGCTGGAGAGATCGCCCCACATTGCCTGGatctccttttcttcgcGCTGCAGTTTCTCGTCGGACTGGCTGACGTAGGCATCCGGGTTGGCGTTCTTGACGTGCTCCTCCTCGTACACCTCCGCAAGGCTCTTGTTGGGCTTGCTGTCGTCGAGCTCAATCATGCCACGGCGGGTTCCGTTGGGCACGCCATCGACATCCGGCCGTCGGCGCAGGACCTCGTCAAACTGCTGGGCCAAGATTCGTCGCTTGATCATGTCCTCAATGCCCTCAGTCACTTCCGGCGTGATGACGGGAACGGGCTTGCCGACGTGCTCGAATTCGAGATCCTCTTCCAGGAGGGAGTTGACCGGCCGGTccacggcggcggcttcacCAGAGAGCGTCCACTCGCGCTTTGCGACGGAGGCGGCCTCGAGCTTGCGAATCtcctcggccagcttggcTTGCCTTCGCTCGTGCGCGGATCGTCGGGACTTGGGATCGCCCGCTGAGACGTCGGACAGGGCGTCTTCTGAGTCGTTGTCGGACTCGTCGTCGAAGAGATCTCGGCGCACATCGGCCATGGCTCTGTCGACATCCTCATCGGCAGGTTGTATCGGCTTGAAGTGAacgctcttctttggcttgccAGGCCTGCCCTTCTTGGCGGGTGGCGCAAAGAAATCTCTGTAGAAGACCCCGTTTGCGTTCATATCCATGCCTTCGTCATCCATGGCCTCATCGTCCATAGCTTCATCCTCACTGTCGCCTTCCGGTGCGTCGAGAGCCATATCACCAAATGTTGGaccatcctcgtcatcgtcatcttcctcatcctcatcttgtAGCGGGttttcgtcatcatcttccaagtTGTGATTGGATGATTTCTTGGACCCAGGCTTTGACTGTAATGTTGGGTCTGCATCCCAGTCTATatcttcgtcatcgctgTTCCGATCGGTATTGGGGTCTCCTTTTGCGTCCTGCTCTTCAAAGTATTGTGACTGTCGGTTGAACTCATCAATGTTAAAGAAGCCGTCGTTGAGGCCATCTGGATCTTCGACAAGCTCCTggccatcctcctcatcctcctcatcctcatcctcatcctcttcctcgtctaGTTCATCGTCGAGACCATTCtccaattcttcttcaagatcttcttcgagctcgtcttcgtcttccagaTCTTCTTCTAATTGATCCTCAGACAATTCCGCGTCGAGATCCTCCTCTGatccttcctcctcctcgtcctcttcttcgtcctccaactcctcatcctcagcatcatcttgcTTTGCGCCTACtacctcgccctcttcttccaattcaTCCAACAACCCTCCCGAAAACTTCAGCACACTTCCAATTATTCTTCTCGCCTGCTGCCACACTTGATCCGTCTCGAATCCATCGACATACACCTTTCGCAGCTTCAGCAcatcaatctcctccttCCTCGGCCAcccttctcttttcctcttccggGTCTCTTTCAGTCTGATTTCCTGCTCCTCGCCAACCTCCGTAGCGAATCCTTCCAGGGTGTCCTTGACCACATTCAATGACCCCGTCGGCAGCGCATCGCTCGGCTGCAAGAATACGTGCCGCTGTTCCGGCCGCAGGCTCTCTAGcaaagacagcagcagcttgttgttTTCGCTGCCATTGATGCCCGTGGGCGAGATTGACGGCACCGACGTGAGCGGTAGGCCAGTCATTGTGTGCGACGAAGACGTCAGAGCTGGCGATGTGTTTGCTGCCATGCTctataaaaagaaagttttttttttccttttgccttCTGATAGCAGAGGCTAGTTGCGATAACGCGACGCTGGCTATGGTAGCGGAAAAAAATTTCAGTTGATTGACCAAAAGTTGCTGGCCCCGCAGCAGGATACCTTATCGCGATAAGAGCCGATAAGCAATCAATGATGAAGATCCAGAGCCCAGCTTCACATATGAACGTTTTTGAGACTGAAATTGAGATTGAATGTTATTATATATGAATAAGCATGAGTATGAATTTCTTATCTGAAGGTTAATAACTAGATCAAACAACGCTTGTGTTATGCTACGCAATCTAGCATAGTGAGTGAATGACCTTGTAAGTCGTACTAACAACGAAATCTCGTTGTAAGTCGTCATTGCCCATTGCTAAACCACTCAATAGGCTATGATAGATGGGTGAGTGtcttaaatatttatatataaaaacttcTTCAATCACATCACTCCCCTTGGAGCCCAAGACAACTCCAACCCAGCCTGAACATGCAATCCCTTGGAAAactatattaaaaaataaaaaaatcatGTTTGGTATCGATCTATCGGACCTCTTAGATGCCACGGCGCCCACCAGTGCTCATGAGCGTaatcttctgtttcttcttcttcttaccaccacctcctccacctcctccgccgctggTTCGAGAATTGCTGCTTTGTCCATTCTCGTCCTTATCGAGGGTGTTCAAGGCCTCCATTTGCCTAGCAAGCTCGCTTGGGCTGAGAAATAACTCTTCATCCTTGAGCCACCCGTCATCAGCGTTGGTAGGTGGAGGGATGTCTTCCATTCCAGGAGTATTTGAGAGCGCGGGAGTGCCCCAGACCGTCCTTTGAGTAGACGGGCTGGTTGACATTGAAGCCAGAGTGGAGAATCCCGGTCTCGGCTCTGGAGGCGTTGTACCAGATGGTGCCGCCAAAGGCTGAAACTCCGACATGTCCATGAATGGAGGCGTATCAAGTTCAATAGGCGGGGATTGCGGCCGTCGAGACCCAGTCAGGCTTCGAAGGGCAGCCGCCTCTATCCTCTCGGACTGAAGGCGTTCTCGCTCTTCCTGTGCAGCCTTATCACGATTACGACTTCGCCTCTTCTCAATATCTGGCATGAAGGACTCTAGCGTTTCAGCAGGGACAATATCTGTCCAGTCGCATTCCAGGAAGCTAATGACGCAGCCATAAGGAAGATGCCCCAAATACTTTGCCCGTTTTCGTACCGCATCATCGACGACATGCCCGGTTGAGATGTGCTCAATTCTAGGTAACAATGTGGAAGGAAAGGCCTCAAAGGATCCATATGTGGTTTTCAAGATCCGGATATCCAGAGGAGAAAGATACAGGTGAGGCAGGGCGCtgtaaaaataaaaatcgGCATCTGATGACGGTCTCACCGGATTAGAGAGCGATGCTGTATTTGACCCATCGGCCATACCAAGAGTAAcaatcttttcctttgctgcATTGACAGCTTTGACGGCTTTTTGAGTCCATTCATTGTCTTGCCCAAACAACGCTTCATCTTCCATGGCTTGCTGTAGCATcgtctcaatctcctcatcaTACTGGCCTGCCATGTATTCGCCCGTGCCCTTCATGACACGAGCATAATCCAAGACATTGGCAGCGAAGTGCCACGGGATGCTATCACCGGAGCTGAGCACTTCTGCTCCACTTTCCCGCGGGAGAGCAAGCGTAGAGTCGGCGTTCCTCGCCATAAGCCTCAGGACAACGTCATCCCCAACTCGGGGAAGGGGGCTCTCCTGGCCGACGTAAAATCGCACCGGTCGTACTTCAGGAAGATAGATGCTGTCTTCGCAGATGGGGCATTTCCTCCATTTGGCACCCTTGCCCGGTTTCGCCTCTTCATCGTTCAACACCGAGTTCATGAAGCGAAGCAAGCACGGGAGGCAGAAGATATGCCCACATTTAGCCATTCTGGGAGCCACTGGTTCCGACAAACAGATGGGACATGAGGCCGCCTGTGACTCCGATGAAGCAATCACCTGCAGGACGTTGGACCAGTCCAAGAAAAGGTCGGCATCGGCGGCATTCTTGGAGTAGTCTCCCTCCGGAGAGACGACGAAGCGGTAGTTGGCATGGACGTATCTGGATTTATCAACAGCATGGTATCCCGAGCCCGGACCCCAAGTTGGATTTCGCCGATATGACCTGGGGTTCgagtggtggtgatggccgTGGtcgtggtgatgatgatgcaacgGTGCTGAGTAATTCAAAAGATGCGTAATGGATGTCTGTCCACGCCGGCTGGTCGGGTTTCTGAGTGCTCGAAGCTCCGCCATGGCGTCGTACTGGTCGACCATTCTCTCCCCCCAAGTGATGCCGGCGCTGGGGCCGGTGTTGGTTTCGAGAGCCCTGTCCCTTTCGGGGCGTGGGTTGCGGTAAAGAACCCCCGGCTGCTGGGTTCGCGCGGCGAGACGTCTCGAAACTCGGCAGTGCCGGTGCTGCTTGAGCGGCCGGAGGATAATTTGACTGGACTTGAAGGGACTTGCCCGCGCTCGGGTTCGAAGGATTCATTGTGAGAAGATCGAGCAGACGATGGAAGCAGTCAGGGCCGATGGTTTGCTGATTGACTGCTCAGCCTCCCAGGTCATCGGAAGCGGAGGGCGCCAAGTCCAGCATGCCCACGAACTGCACGGCGATGGTCGCAGTTCGTCTTGCCGTCAAACTATCCGTAGTAGCCAGGCAAGAAGAGGGTGGCGAGAAGCGAAGGGTATGGATGGTTTGATGAGCAatggaggaaaaaagaaggaaaagtgatgcaaagagaaaagaaaaggaaaagatggcCACTGGAGCTTCTCCAAAAGGGACCCGGCTGGCCCCGGTCTTGGAGGATAGTGTCAGAGAGAGAGGTTCGGACGACAAATGATGGGCGGGGCTGAAGGCACGCTGCTTGAACCGCGAGCTCGTAAGCTCCGGCGTGGCAAGCCACTACACGTGATGATGCATGTGACTTTATCAATGCCTATCAATTCAGCCAAAATGTCGTCACAGTTAGTAATGATGGCCTGCTTGCGCACATGAAAGCGCATGATTAAGGCCTTCAAAGTTGCGTCTCATTTGCCATCAGCgattgcttctgcttggagCTCGTAGCAGGCCGTGTACCCTTGTACAAGGTACATGCTCTCTACCTATCTTACGAAAAAAATGGGCAAATATTCCGGACAATGAGTCACAACAGGGATCGAGCCATCCCCGCAGAAGAACTCTGGGAAAGGTATGGACCAAACTAGCAATTCTCCTCACCCAGTTACCATTGGAGCCTCCTATGCAGACATGGATCCATTGGGAGCAAAGAGTATctgaagaatgaagaaaaagtaatGATAGACATTAAAGCAGGCAGAAATATCTACATGGGGGGTTTGCCATCCCATGCCACATGATAAAAACGAactaggtagtagtagtagtaatagtagtagtagtagaaATTGCCAAGCCTTACGCCATAGCAGCACAATGAGAGACGCAACAATAGCTACAAGCTGTCTAAGGCCCATCTCGAGTATCCATCTGCAGGCAAAATAAGATGTGACTGGCCGATTTTCCTTCTCAGAAAACACACACAAGGACACAGGTTACACACATAGCATATCCAACAAGAGTAAGCATCATATGAAAGAGCCAGCGACACAAAGCAAGACTGTGAGGGGAACGAGCGCAAGaatggaagaggaaaagaaacggAATGAATTTAGGTATATGAAATGGTGATCCAGGTATCCGACGTTATTCGACCCAAGTCACACTTCTCTGCCAAAGTGGGGAATCATAGACATATAAACAAAGCCactccagcagccaaagaaaaacTGACACCGTAAAAACCGTAAACCAGGCGTTTCAACATGACGACGCGCGGTCTCTATCATCCACTCATGACTCTTAGTTGGAGACCTTGTGTCTGAATCGGCTGAAGAAGGCGCTGAATcgattctttttcttctcagaCGTCTTATCATCGTGAGAGCCGGTCGAGCCGTTGGCCTTGGAGGGTGCCTCAGTGGTAGCCTCGGTG encodes:
- a CDS encoding uncharacterized protein (BUSCO:EOG092D3942); amino-acid sequence: MAANTSPALTSSSHTMTGLPLTSVPSISPTGINGSENNKLLLSLLESLRPEQRHVFLQPSDALPTGSLNVVKDTLEGFATEVGEEQEIRLKETRKRKREGWPRKEEIDVLKLRKVYVDGFETDQVWQQARRIIGSVLKFSGGLLDELEEEGEVVGAKQDDAEDEELEDEEEDEEEEGSEEDLDAELSEDQLEEDLEDEDELEEDLEEELENGLDDELDEEEDEDEDEEDEEDGQELVEDPDGLNDGFFNIDEFNRQSQYFEEQDAKGDPNTDRNSDDEDIDWDADPTLQSKPGSKKSSNHNLEDDDENPLQDEDEEDDDDEDGPTFGDMALDAPEGDSEDEAMDDEAMDDEGMDMNANGVFYRDFFAPPAKKGRPGKPKKSVHFKPIQPADEDVDRAMADVRRDLFDDESDNDSEDALSDVSAGDPKSRRSAHERRQAKLAEEIRKLEAASVAKREWTLSGEAAAVDRPVNSLLEEDLEFEHVGKPVPVITPEVTEGIEDMIKRRILAQQFDEVLRRRPDVDGVPNGTRRGMIELDDSKPNKSLAEVYEEEHVKNANPDAYVSQSDEKLQREEKEIQAMWGDLSSKLDALSSWQYRPKPSAPTVSVVSDVAAVAMEDAQPTTASAITGESSRMAPQEVYKAGAATAEQGEVVTSGGLPLARQEMSREDKLRRRRREKERMRKAGGADAAAAAAGSTNGSGGAKKKPLSAKAKMQRETIADLKKGGVKVINRKGEITDVEGKKTKVTAKIASGGSFKL